One Microbacterium sp. W4I20 DNA window includes the following coding sequences:
- a CDS encoding LacI family DNA-binding transcriptional regulator: protein MSGRTTIHDVAKAAGVSVSTVSKAVNGRYGIADATVQRVLDSVRELGYESSLVASSMRARRTGVIGVLLAGFEPFSAEILKGVGTAVNDSAFDLLAYSGSRHGAGAGDGWERRSLSRLSGTLIDAAIMVTPTVVGAATEIPVVAIDPHTGRADLPTVESDSFGGALAATRHLIELGHRRIGFLAGRPDLRSAGLRDAGYRRALSDAGIPVDPALIGVGRYELETTRDSARLMLAAPTRPTAVFAANDLSAIAVIEVAQEMGLRVPQDLSVIGFDDVPEASRRMLPLTTIQQPMRRLGAVAADMVFALLEGKELDEMHVTLPTRLVVRATTAPPAG, encoded by the coding sequence ATGAGCGGGAGAACGACGATCCACGACGTCGCGAAAGCGGCAGGGGTGTCGGTGTCGACCGTCTCGAAGGCCGTGAACGGCCGGTACGGGATCGCGGATGCCACGGTGCAGCGCGTCCTCGACTCGGTGCGCGAGCTGGGCTACGAGTCGAGCCTCGTCGCCAGCAGCATGCGGGCGCGGCGGACCGGAGTCATCGGCGTGCTGCTGGCGGGCTTCGAGCCGTTCAGCGCCGAGATCCTCAAGGGCGTCGGAACCGCGGTGAACGACTCGGCCTTCGACCTGCTCGCGTACAGCGGCTCGCGTCACGGCGCGGGTGCGGGCGACGGATGGGAGCGTCGTTCGCTGAGCCGGCTCTCCGGCACGCTCATCGACGCGGCGATCATGGTCACGCCGACCGTCGTGGGCGCCGCCACCGAGATCCCGGTGGTCGCGATCGACCCGCACACCGGGCGGGCCGACCTGCCGACGGTCGAATCCGACAGCTTCGGCGGGGCGCTCGCCGCCACGAGACACCTGATCGAGCTCGGCCACCGCCGGATCGGCTTCCTCGCGGGACGCCCCGACCTTCGCTCGGCCGGGCTGCGCGATGCCGGCTACCGGCGGGCGCTGTCGGATGCCGGCATCCCCGTGGATCCCGCCCTGATCGGGGTCGGACGCTACGAGCTCGAGACGACGCGGGATTCCGCCCGCCTGATGCTGGCAGCACCCACCCGCCCCACCGCTGTGTTCGCCGCCAACGACCTCTCCGCGATCGCCGTGATCGAGGTCGCGCAGGAGATGGGGCTGCGGGTACCGCAGGACCTCTCGGTCATCGGCTTCGACGATGTGCCAGAGGCGTCACGGCGCATGCTGCCCCTGACCACCATCCAGCAGCCGATGCGTCGACTCGGTGCGGTGGCGGCCGACATGGTGTTCGCCCTGCTGGAGGGCAAGGAACTCGACGAGATGCACGTGACGCTGCCGACGCGGCTGGTGGTCAGGGCGACGACGGCGCCGCCCGCCGGGTGA
- a CDS encoding hydrolase codes for MYAATFFDGDGWRDGVVEVDDAGRVVLREAAAPANLPRLSGRVIGGFTDHHVHLQLVDHTLLAGSVLGRAVDLGADPEVIARLAVHNSVRSSPERPSAPGIGQPAEVLAELRTPPVAIEFAGAFLTPPGGYPSDRDWAPAGSFREIADAREATAAVAEMAAAGASRIKVASNSHAGPVFDDGLFRTIVGLAADHGLPVVAHAEGRGEAQRAAHLGAAQLAHAPFTERLTDDEIAAQAASVSWISTLAIHGGADLHIALDNVRRFHAAGGTVRYGTDMGNGPTPVGLNPQEIAALRAAGVDGVDLLRALAPADPRDAASAFFLLPGDAADPLRARRLTPADLKV; via the coding sequence ATGTACGCCGCGACCTTCTTCGACGGCGACGGATGGCGGGACGGCGTCGTCGAGGTCGACGACGCCGGACGGGTCGTGCTGCGCGAAGCGGCTGCGCCTGCGAACCTGCCGCGCCTCTCCGGGCGGGTGATCGGCGGTTTCACCGACCACCACGTGCACCTGCAGCTCGTCGACCACACCCTGCTCGCGGGGTCCGTGCTCGGCCGCGCGGTCGACCTCGGCGCGGATCCCGAGGTGATCGCCCGGCTGGCCGTTCACAATTCAGTCCGTTCGTCGCCGGAACGCCCCTCAGCACCGGGCATCGGTCAGCCCGCCGAAGTTCTTGCTGAATTGCGCACGCCCCCGGTCGCCATCGAGTTCGCCGGGGCCTTCCTGACCCCGCCGGGCGGCTACCCGTCCGACCGCGACTGGGCGCCCGCCGGCTCGTTCCGCGAGATCGCGGACGCCCGCGAGGCCACGGCCGCCGTCGCCGAGATGGCCGCAGCGGGCGCGTCTCGCATCAAGGTCGCCAGCAACAGCCATGCCGGGCCGGTGTTCGACGACGGCCTCTTCCGCACCATCGTCGGGCTCGCCGCCGATCACGGTCTGCCCGTCGTCGCGCACGCGGAAGGCCGAGGTGAGGCGCAGCGCGCGGCCCACCTCGGTGCGGCTCAGCTCGCCCACGCCCCCTTCACCGAACGACTCACCGACGACGAGATCGCCGCGCAGGCGGCATCCGTCTCCTGGATCTCCACTCTCGCCATCCATGGCGGCGCCGACCTGCACATCGCCCTCGACAACGTCCGCCGCTTCCATGCCGCGGGCGGCACCGTGCGCTACGGCACCGACATGGGCAACGGCCCGACACCGGTCGGCCTGAACCCGCAGGAGATCGCCGCCCTCCGCGCGGCCGGCGTCGACGGCGTCGACCTGCTGCGAGCTCTCGCCCCCGCGGACCCGCGCGATGCGGCATCCGCCTTCTTCCTCCTGCCCGGCGATGCCGCGGATCCGCTCCGCGCCCGCCGGCTCACCCCCGCCGACCTGAAGGTGTGA
- a CDS encoding kynureninase yields the protein MTDTRLSAIRLLDTARALDAADPLGTHLDAFLEAPGVTAYLDGNSLGRPLRGIPEKLAAFVREDWGTRLIRSWDEQWMALPMELGDRIARVALGAAAGQTVVADSTSVLIYKLLRAALGAAAAGRTELVMEAGNFPTDRFLAEGVAAETGMTLRWLEPDPVRGVTVSDVEAVVSERTALVSLSHVDYRSGALADMAGITAAVHDTGALMMWDLCHSAGVVPMQLDAWGVDLAVGCTYKYLNGGPGSPAFAYLRHGLQGVLRQPIQGWWSAADIFAMGPEYAPAGDIRQLLSGTPPVTSMLAMQGMLDLIEESSIAAVRAKSTSLTELAVQAYDEVLAPLGVRLLSPRDPELRGGHVTIGHPEFRDVTRRLWADGIIPDFRFPDGIRLGLSPLSTSHVETVMGILAVRDALESDGD from the coding sequence ATGACCGACACCCGCCTCTCCGCCATCCGCCTGCTCGACACGGCCCGCGCCCTCGACGCCGCCGACCCGCTCGGCACCCACCTCGACGCCTTCCTCGAAGCGCCCGGCGTGACCGCGTACCTCGACGGCAACTCCCTCGGCCGCCCGCTGCGCGGCATCCCCGAGAAGCTCGCCGCCTTCGTACGCGAGGACTGGGGCACGCGGCTCATCCGCTCCTGGGACGAGCAATGGATGGCGTTGCCTATGGAACTCGGCGACCGCATCGCGCGCGTCGCGCTGGGGGCCGCGGCCGGCCAGACCGTCGTCGCCGATTCGACCAGCGTGCTCATCTACAAGCTCCTGCGTGCGGCCCTCGGCGCCGCCGCCGCCGGACGCACCGAGCTCGTGATGGAGGCGGGCAACTTCCCGACCGACCGCTTCCTCGCTGAGGGCGTCGCGGCGGAGACCGGCATGACGCTGCGCTGGCTCGAACCCGACCCCGTGCGCGGGGTGACCGTCTCCGACGTCGAGGCCGTCGTGTCCGAACGCACGGCGCTGGTCTCGCTGAGCCACGTCGACTACCGCTCCGGGGCGCTCGCCGACATGGCGGGGATCACGGCGGCCGTGCACGACACGGGCGCGCTGATGATGTGGGACCTCTGCCACTCCGCGGGTGTCGTGCCGATGCAGCTCGACGCGTGGGGCGTCGACCTCGCGGTCGGCTGCACCTACAAGTACCTCAACGGGGGGCCGGGATCGCCTGCCTTCGCGTACCTGCGTCACGGACTCCAGGGCGTGCTGCGTCAGCCGATCCAGGGCTGGTGGAGCGCCGCCGACATCTTCGCGATGGGTCCGGAATACGCGCCGGCCGGTGACATCCGGCAGCTGCTCAGCGGCACCCCGCCGGTGACGTCGATGCTCGCGATGCAGGGGATGCTCGATCTGATCGAAGAGTCCTCCATCGCTGCGGTCCGCGCGAAGTCGACCTCGCTGACCGAGCTGGCCGTGCAGGCGTACGACGAGGTGCTCGCGCCGCTCGGCGTGCGGCTGCTCAGCCCGCGCGACCCCGAGCTGCGCGGCGGTCACGTGACCATCGGCCACCCGGAGTTCCGCGACGTCACCCGGCGCCTCTGGGCCGACGGGATCATCCCTGACTTCCGCTTCCCCGACGGCATCCGGCTCGGGTTGTCGCCGCTGAGCACCTCGCACGTCGAGACGGTCATGGGCATCCTGGCCGTACGCGATGCGCTGGAGTCCGATGGCGACTGA
- a CDS encoding extracellular solute-binding protein — MISRRLPLVSAAVLAVGALALSGCTAGDTGDGSGGDGASMSLWHNSTTGPGVEFWEATVADFEKANPGVTIEIQSIQNEDLDGKLQTALNSGDAPDIFLQRGGGKMAAMVKAGQLKDLTDAITGPASEEIPDAAYSANSLDDKIYAMPVAVLPGGLFYSQDLFDEAGITENPTTIDELETATEALKAAGIDPVALGAKDAWPAAHWYYWFALRECSSDTLAQAADEMNFDDECWIRAGEDLQDFADTEPFNSGFLTTTAQQGAASSAGLIANHQAGMELMGAWNPGVIGSLTPDQKPLADLSWFPFPEVEGGEGEPGSMMGGVDGYSCSVDAPDACVDFLNYLGTSEVQTAYYKAFNAPPVNTVAQEAVTEPYLQTILEAYNAAPYASQWLDTVYGQNVGNALNVAVVTMLAGQGTPDDIVQAVKDAAAKA, encoded by the coding sequence ATGATCAGCAGAAGGCTCCCCCTCGTCTCCGCGGCGGTACTCGCCGTCGGAGCACTCGCACTCTCGGGCTGTACAGCGGGCGACACCGGCGATGGCTCCGGCGGTGACGGCGCGAGCATGTCGCTCTGGCACAACTCGACCACCGGGCCCGGCGTCGAATTCTGGGAGGCGACGGTCGCCGACTTCGAGAAGGCGAACCCCGGCGTCACCATCGAGATCCAGTCGATCCAGAATGAGGACCTCGACGGCAAGCTGCAGACCGCACTGAACTCCGGCGACGCACCCGACATCTTCCTGCAGCGCGGCGGCGGCAAGATGGCGGCGATGGTGAAGGCCGGCCAGCTCAAGGACCTCACCGACGCCATCACGGGCCCCGCATCCGAAGAGATCCCGGATGCCGCGTACTCGGCCAACAGCCTCGACGACAAGATCTACGCGATGCCGGTCGCCGTGCTCCCCGGCGGACTCTTCTACAGCCAGGACCTGTTCGACGAGGCGGGCATCACCGAGAACCCGACCACGATCGACGAGCTCGAGACCGCGACGGAGGCTCTCAAGGCCGCCGGCATCGACCCCGTCGCCCTCGGCGCGAAGGACGCCTGGCCGGCAGCGCACTGGTACTACTGGTTCGCGCTCCGCGAGTGCAGCTCCGACACGCTGGCCCAGGCCGCCGACGAGATGAACTTCGACGACGAGTGCTGGATCCGCGCGGGTGAGGACCTGCAGGACTTCGCGGACACCGAGCCCTTCAACAGCGGCTTCCTGACCACGACCGCCCAGCAGGGTGCCGCCAGCTCGGCCGGCCTCATCGCCAACCACCAGGCGGGCATGGAGCTCATGGGCGCCTGGAACCCCGGCGTGATCGGATCCCTGACACCCGACCAGAAGCCGCTGGCCGACCTCTCCTGGTTCCCGTTCCCCGAGGTCGAGGGCGGCGAAGGCGAGCCCGGCTCGATGATGGGCGGCGTCGACGGCTACTCGTGCTCGGTCGATGCTCCCGACGCGTGCGTCGACTTCCTGAACTACCTCGGCACCAGCGAAGTGCAGACGGCGTACTACAAGGCCTTCAACGCCCCGCCGGTCAACACCGTCGCCCAGGAGGCCGTCACCGAGCCGTACCTGCAGACCATCCTCGAGGCATACAACGCTGCTCCGTATGCGTCGCAGTGGCTCGACACGGTCTACGGCCAGAACGTCGGCAACGCGCTGAACGTGGCCGTGGTCACCATGCTGGCAGGCCAGGGGACGCCGGACGACATCGTCCAGGCTGTCAAGGATGCTGCAGCGAAGGCGTAA
- a CDS encoding PaaX family transcriptional regulator C-terminal domain-containing protein, whose product MATERAAERAAEPDGHRVAVLDDIDARPGSTASLLRTLIGVYLRPLGGWISAADLVALAGDLSIPTAQARTGIARLKQKGLLLAERTEAIGYRLNPAAIGMLERGDRRIFEMREMTDADTWCLVSFSIPESARSVRHQLRRRLLWIGAGTVSPALWICPGHLQDEVLEIVDDLDARAWVTLFQASAPVPPDSLVEAAAQWWDLAALRAEHLAFQESLTTLPAEPFAARVQLIDRWRVLPYTDPGLPPSMLPADWPGRRSFDEFARLSAALAEPAWEHVRTLTRRAAPSSP is encoded by the coding sequence ATGGCGACTGAGCGAGCCGCTGAGCGAGCCGCCGAGCCCGACGGGCACCGTGTCGCGGTGCTCGACGACATCGACGCCCGCCCCGGGAGCACTGCCTCGCTGCTACGCACGCTGATCGGGGTCTACCTGCGGCCCCTCGGCGGCTGGATCTCGGCGGCCGATCTCGTCGCGCTGGCCGGCGATCTCAGCATCCCGACCGCGCAGGCGCGCACCGGCATCGCCCGATTGAAGCAGAAAGGTCTCCTGCTCGCCGAGCGGACGGAGGCGATCGGCTATCGCCTCAACCCGGCGGCGATCGGGATGCTGGAACGCGGCGACCGGCGCATCTTCGAGATGCGCGAGATGACGGATGCCGACACCTGGTGCCTCGTGTCGTTCTCGATCCCGGAGAGCGCACGGAGCGTCCGTCACCAGCTGCGTCGGCGCCTGCTGTGGATCGGTGCGGGCACGGTCTCCCCCGCGCTCTGGATCTGCCCCGGGCATCTGCAGGACGAGGTGCTCGAGATCGTCGACGACCTCGACGCTCGGGCGTGGGTCACGCTGTTCCAGGCGTCGGCGCCGGTGCCGCCGGACTCGCTGGTCGAGGCCGCCGCGCAATGGTGGGACCTCGCGGCGCTGCGCGCCGAGCACCTCGCGTTCCAGGAGTCTCTGACCACGCTGCCCGCCGAGCCGTTCGCGGCCCGCGTGCAGCTCATCGACCGCTGGCGGGTGCTGCCCTACACCGACCCCGGCCTGCCGCCGTCGATGCTGCCCGCCGACTGGCCCGGCCGGCGCAGCTTCGACGAGTTCGCGCGCCTGTCGGCGGCGCTGGCCGAGCCGGCGTGGGAGCACGTCCGCACGCTCACCCGGCGGGCGGCGCCGTCGTCGCCCTGA
- a CDS encoding FBP domain-containing protein — MRPIDERAIRASFINASRKEVATLTMPADLADIDFDKLDYLGWTDPKMPRRAYVVARIDDTPVGVLLQRAEQRVLARAQCSWCEDVTLRNDVQLFVARKAGAAGRKGDSVGVLTCAEFGCSHTVRILPPLAYQGYDRELAREMRILRLQEHVTGFLREVAG, encoded by the coding sequence ATGCGTCCCATCGACGAGCGCGCCATCCGCGCCTCCTTCATCAACGCCTCCCGCAAAGAGGTCGCGACCCTCACCATGCCCGCCGACCTGGCCGACATCGACTTCGACAAGCTCGACTACCTCGGCTGGACCGACCCGAAGATGCCGCGTCGCGCCTACGTCGTCGCGCGGATCGACGACACCCCGGTCGGCGTCCTGCTGCAACGCGCCGAGCAGCGCGTGCTCGCCCGGGCGCAGTGCTCGTGGTGCGAGGACGTCACGCTCCGCAACGATGTGCAGCTGTTCGTCGCGCGCAAGGCGGGTGCCGCCGGCCGCAAGGGCGACTCCGTCGGCGTCCTCACCTGCGCGGAGTTCGGCTGCTCCCACACCGTGCGGATCCTGCCGCCCTTGGCGTACCAGGGCTACGACCGCGAGCTCGCCAGGGAGATGCGCATCCTGCGGCTGCAGGAGCACGTGACCGGTTTTCTCCGGGAGGTCGCCGGCTGA
- a CDS encoding carbohydrate ABC transporter permease: MTATAALVTPRTGRSRKAKPRLPWANPAVYFVALIAVGLMLAPILYIIIGGFRTNAQITTDPSGLPQPWILSNYLDVLTGGIFWRQVLNSLIVALATTLGVVALGLMAAYVLARYRFAGRGVLYAFFAAGLMFPLTVAITPLYIVVRNLGLMNSLGGVILPQIAFALPTTIIILVPFLRAIPDEIQEAAFIDGCSRLGFFWRMVLPLSLPGVITTGILAFIGSWNGYLLPLFILNDAAAFTLPLGVQSFASQYSVDTAKVLAFTSLSMIPALIFFSLFERRIVGGLTGAVKG; this comes from the coding sequence ATGACCGCCACCGCCGCACTCGTCACCCCGCGGACCGGACGCAGCCGGAAGGCGAAGCCCCGGCTGCCCTGGGCGAACCCCGCGGTGTACTTCGTCGCGCTGATCGCCGTCGGCCTGATGCTCGCGCCGATCCTGTACATCATCATCGGCGGATTCCGCACGAACGCGCAGATCACCACCGACCCGTCCGGGCTGCCGCAGCCGTGGATCCTGTCGAACTACCTCGACGTGCTCACCGGTGGCATCTTCTGGCGGCAGGTGCTCAACTCGCTCATCGTGGCGCTCGCCACCACTCTGGGCGTCGTGGCACTCGGTCTGATGGCGGCGTACGTGCTCGCCCGCTACCGGTTCGCCGGTCGCGGTGTCCTCTACGCCTTCTTCGCGGCGGGGCTGATGTTCCCGCTGACGGTGGCGATCACGCCGCTGTACATCGTGGTGCGCAATCTCGGGCTGATGAACTCGCTCGGCGGGGTCATCCTGCCGCAGATCGCCTTCGCGCTGCCGACGACGATCATCATCCTGGTGCCGTTCCTGCGGGCCATCCCGGACGAGATCCAGGAGGCCGCCTTCATCGACGGATGCAGCCGCCTCGGCTTCTTCTGGCGGATGGTGCTGCCGCTCTCACTCCCCGGGGTGATCACGACCGGCATCCTCGCGTTCATCGGCAGCTGGAACGGCTACCTTCTCCCGCTGTTCATCCTCAACGACGCCGCTGCGTTCACCTTGCCGCTCGGGGTGCAGTCGTTCGCGTCGCAGTACTCGGTCGACACGGCCAAGGTGCTGGCATTCACGTCACTGTCGATGATCCCCGCGCTGATCTTCTTCAGCTTGTTCGAGCGGCGCATCGTCGGCGGACTCACCGGGGCGGTCAAGGGATGA
- a CDS encoding CsbD family protein — translation MSAADDIKNAAEKASGKVKEGVGKVTDNERLEAEGKADQAKADVKQAGENVKDAAKNAFDK, via the coding sequence ATGAGTGCCGCAGATGACATCAAGAACGCCGCTGAGAAGGCCTCTGGCAAGGTCAAGGAAGGCGTCGGCAAGGTCACTGACAATGAGCGACTCGAAGCCGAAGGCAAGGCAGACCAGGCCAAGGCGGACGTGAAGCAGGCCGGCGAGAACGTCAAGGACGCCGCCAAGAACGCGTTCGACAAGTGA
- a CDS encoding carbohydrate ABC transporter permease, which produces MLQRRRKALARLEVILLAGPALLVFLAFVIFPVLMAAFYGFFSWQGYGPPTDFVGLKNYLTILQDPLFHDALQHNGVILVMSLVLQGPVAILLALLLNRRMRGQSLIRVLIFVPYVISEVVVGTGWSLMLQTSGALNALLTNMGLGWLANDWLSDPGIAIWTLMAIITWKYVGFAVILFLAGLQGIPEELHEAAAIDGASYWQIQWQITLPLLAPTLRIWAFLSIIGSLQLFDLVYIIWGQYIASTAGTSTMATYMVSEGRNAGNFGYGNAVAVVLFLISLVVALIYQRAVLKRDTDGALTGAGSKKGKR; this is translated from the coding sequence ATGCTGCAGCGAAGGCGTAAGGCGCTCGCCCGGCTGGAAGTGATCCTTCTGGCCGGGCCCGCCCTTCTCGTCTTCCTCGCCTTCGTGATCTTCCCCGTGCTGATGGCCGCGTTCTACGGCTTCTTCAGCTGGCAGGGGTACGGTCCGCCCACCGACTTCGTGGGTCTGAAGAACTACCTCACGATCCTGCAGGACCCGCTGTTCCACGACGCGCTCCAGCACAACGGCGTCATCCTGGTGATGTCGCTCGTGCTGCAGGGCCCGGTCGCGATCCTCCTCGCTCTGCTCCTGAACAGGCGGATGCGGGGGCAGTCGCTGATCCGCGTGCTGATCTTCGTCCCGTACGTGATCTCGGAGGTCGTCGTCGGGACCGGCTGGAGCCTGATGCTCCAGACGAGCGGCGCCCTCAACGCGCTGCTGACGAACATGGGCCTCGGGTGGCTGGCGAACGACTGGCTGTCCGACCCGGGTATCGCGATCTGGACGCTGATGGCGATCATCACCTGGAAGTACGTCGGCTTCGCCGTCATCCTCTTCCTCGCCGGCCTCCAGGGCATTCCCGAGGAGCTGCACGAGGCTGCGGCGATCGACGGCGCGTCGTACTGGCAGATCCAGTGGCAGATCACCCTGCCGCTGCTGGCTCCGACGCTGCGCATCTGGGCGTTCCTGTCGATCATCGGCTCGCTGCAGCTGTTCGACCTCGTCTACATCATCTGGGGGCAGTACATCGCCTCCACCGCCGGCACCTCGACGATGGCCACCTACATGGTGTCCGAGGGGCGCAACGCCGGGAACTTCGGGTACGGGAACGCGGTCGCCGTGGTCCTGTTCCTGATCTCGCTCGTCGTCGCGCTGATCTACCAGCGGGCCGTGCTGAAACGCGACACCGACGGCGCCCTCACCGGCGCCGGAAGCAAGAAGGGCAAGCGATGA
- a CDS encoding Rho termination factor N-terminal domain-containing protein: MPGGRNNSLKDPELYEELRDDGASKEKAARISNAAARDGRKTVGRRGGESGDYDDWTVPELKKRAKELGLTGYSTKRKSELISALRNH, encoded by the coding sequence ATGCCCGGCGGGCGCAACAACTCTCTGAAGGATCCGGAACTCTACGAGGAGCTCCGCGATGACGGGGCGTCGAAGGAGAAGGCCGCGCGCATCTCCAACGCGGCAGCGCGAGACGGACGCAAGACCGTCGGCCGTCGCGGCGGCGAGAGCGGCGACTACGACGACTGGACCGTGCCCGAGCTGAAGAAGCGGGCCAAGGAGCTGGGCCTGACCGGCTACAGCACGAAGCGGAAGTCCGAGCTGATCTCCGCCCTCAGGAACCACTGA
- a CDS encoding beta-glucosidase, with protein MKANDVLPQTTLPALSPRVEALLEQMTLEEKQAQLVGFWVDQGDEVVAPLAGEKKSSTRYEEASTHGIGHLTRVYGTRPVDPVERAQWLWTEQARLQRETRLGIPAIVHEECLTGLAAWKAATFPTPLAWGASFDPELVEEVGAAIGDSMRALGIHQGLAPVLDVIRDPRWGRVDECIAEDPLVVGTIGSAYVRGVQSAGVHATLKHFVGYSASRAGRNHAPVHAGQREIEDVLLPPFEMALREGGARSVMNSYTDIDGVPVAADPRYLTGVLRDRWGFDGVVVSDYFAVDFLRSMHRVAADSADAARLAITAGIDVELPSPDAYTTLADQVRDGRLPEAVLDQAVARVLAQKEELGLLDADFSMPPASVDLDSPAHRELARRLAEESVVLLSNDGVLPLDAGARRRIAVIGPNADSAEALMGCYSFVNHVLAHHPDVPAGIALPTVLDALREEFADAVITHAVGGDVESANRSGIAAAVADAEAADVAIIVVGDRAGLFGRGTVGEGNDVETLELPGIQRDLVEAVVATGTPVILIAMTGRPYALDWALPPRAGAAGAMAGLGAVNSAAPSSGNSRTDAAGAARPAAVLQAFFPGEEGGQALTRVLSGRVVPSGRLPVSLARSAGAQPYSYLHPLLGGRADVTSADPTPARPFGFGLSYTTFAHADLAVSLTDDTVRATVLVRNTGDREGADVVQLYVNDEIASVTRPVAQLIGFRRVRLAAGAEEHVTFDVPLDRLAFTGVDGIRRVEPGRFRLWVGSACDDEETVATLEVE; from the coding sequence ATGAAAGCGAACGACGTGCTCCCGCAGACCACCCTCCCCGCCCTCTCGCCCCGCGTGGAGGCGCTCCTCGAGCAGATGACGCTCGAGGAGAAGCAGGCGCAGCTCGTCGGATTCTGGGTCGACCAGGGCGATGAGGTGGTCGCCCCGCTCGCCGGCGAGAAGAAGAGCTCGACCCGGTACGAGGAGGCGAGCACCCACGGCATCGGGCACCTCACCCGCGTCTACGGCACGCGGCCGGTCGACCCGGTCGAGCGGGCGCAGTGGCTCTGGACGGAGCAGGCGCGCCTGCAGCGGGAAACCCGACTCGGCATCCCCGCGATCGTGCACGAGGAGTGCCTGACCGGACTCGCGGCGTGGAAGGCGGCGACCTTCCCGACGCCGCTGGCCTGGGGAGCATCCTTCGATCCGGAGCTCGTGGAAGAGGTCGGCGCGGCGATCGGGGACTCGATGCGCGCGCTCGGCATCCACCAGGGCCTGGCGCCGGTGCTCGACGTGATCCGCGACCCGCGGTGGGGACGGGTCGACGAGTGCATCGCCGAGGATCCGCTGGTCGTCGGCACCATCGGCAGCGCGTATGTGCGGGGCGTCCAGTCCGCGGGGGTGCACGCCACGCTCAAGCACTTCGTCGGGTATTCGGCCTCGCGCGCCGGACGCAACCATGCGCCCGTGCACGCCGGGCAGCGCGAGATCGAGGACGTGCTGCTGCCGCCGTTCGAGATGGCCCTCCGCGAGGGCGGAGCGCGCAGCGTGATGAACTCGTACACCGACATCGACGGCGTGCCGGTCGCGGCGGATCCCCGTTACCTCACGGGTGTGCTGCGGGACCGCTGGGGCTTCGACGGGGTGGTGGTCTCGGACTACTTCGCGGTCGACTTCCTGCGGAGCATGCACCGGGTCGCAGCGGATTCGGCGGATGCTGCGCGCCTCGCGATCACCGCGGGGATCGACGTCGAGCTCCCGTCGCCCGACGCGTACACGACCCTTGCCGACCAGGTGCGCGACGGGCGGCTGCCGGAGGCCGTGCTCGACCAGGCGGTGGCCCGCGTGCTCGCGCAGAAGGAGGAGCTGGGGCTGCTGGATGCGGACTTCTCCATGCCACCGGCATCCGTCGATCTGGACTCCCCCGCGCACCGAGAGCTGGCCCGGCGTCTGGCCGAGGAGTCGGTCGTGCTGCTCAGCAACGACGGCGTGCTTCCTCTCGACGCCGGTGCGCGGCGCCGGATCGCGGTGATCGGCCCCAATGCCGACAGCGCGGAGGCCCTGATGGGCTGCTATTCGTTCGTCAACCACGTGCTCGCGCATCACCCCGATGTGCCGGCGGGGATCGCGCTGCCGACCGTGCTCGACGCGCTGCGCGAGGAGTTCGCGGATGCTGTGATCACGCACGCCGTCGGCGGCGATGTCGAGAGCGCGAACCGCAGCGGCATCGCAGCAGCGGTCGCCGACGCCGAGGCCGCCGACGTCGCGATCATCGTCGTGGGCGATCGGGCCGGGCTGTTCGGGCGCGGCACGGTCGGCGAGGGGAACGACGTCGAGACGCTCGAACTCCCCGGCATCCAGCGCGATCTGGTCGAGGCCGTCGTCGCGACGGGCACGCCGGTGATCCTGATCGCGATGACCGGGCGCCCGTACGCACTCGACTGGGCCCTGCCGCCGCGCGCGGGCGCGGCGGGGGCGATGGCGGGTCTCGGCGCGGTGAACTCGGCGGCACCGTCGTCGGGGAACTCGAGGACGGATGCCGCGGGCGCCGCCCGACCGGCCGCCGTGCTGCAGGCGTTCTTCCCCGGCGAAGAGGGCGGGCAGGCTCTGACCCGGGTGCTCAGCGGCCGGGTGGTGCCGTCCGGACGGCTGCCGGTGTCGCTCGCCCGGTCGGCGGGCGCCCAGCCGTATTCGTACCTGCATCCGCTGCTCGGCGGCCGGGCCGACGTCACGAGCGCCGATCCGACCCCGGCGCGTCCCTTCGGATTCGGGCTGAGCTACACGACGTTCGCCCACGCCGATCTCGCGGTCTCGCTCACCGACGACACGGTGCGCGCAACGGTGCTCGTGCGCAACACGGGCGATCGGGAGGGCGCCGACGTCGTGCAGCTCTACGTGAACGACGAGATCGCCAGCGTCACCCGACCGGTGGCGCAGCTGATCGGCTTCCGGCGCGTCAGGCTCGCCGCCGGAGCCGAGGAGCACGTCACGTTCGACGTGCCCCTCGACCGCCTCGCGTTCACCGGTGTCGACGGCATCCGACGGGTCGAGCCCGGCCGGTTCCGCCTCTGGGTCGGCAGCGCCTGCGACGACGAGGAGACGGTGGCGACGCTCGAGGTCGAGTAG